GTAGCATCCGGCGGCAGGCCATCCAAGGAGGATTCGTGCCCCGGTCCGAACGCTCACCCCTGCTGCTCGCCGGCCTGCTGGCCACGGCAGGGGTCGCCCACTTCGCCGTCCCCCGCCAGTTCGACGCCATCGTGCCGCGCTCCCTGCCGGGGTCGCCCCGGACATGGACGTACGCCAGCGGCGTCGCCGAGCTCGCGCTCGCTGCCGGGCTGGCACTGCCGCGCACCCGCAAGCCCGCC
The DNA window shown above is from Streptomyces chartreusis and carries:
- a CDS encoding DoxX family protein, which produces MPRSERSPLLLAGLLATAGVAHFAVPRQFDAIVPRSLPGSPRTWTYASGVAELALAAGLALPRTRKPAALAAAAFFVGVFPANVKMAVDRRDRPAQEKAVAFGRLPLQIPLVLWARGVARNAEGQA